The sequence below is a genomic window from Clostridium sp. BJN0001.
TGCAGGTAAGGAAGCTTCACAGTATAGTAATAAAAGTTTTATTGGTTTGGAAAATGGAGATATTGAAAAATACATTTGGCTTGATTCTTTAAAGAATGAAAAATATGATTATATAATTTTTGCCGATGTTTTAGAACATTTAAGAAATCCTCAAAAAGTTTTATTTAAATGTAAAAAAGTATTAAATGATAATGGAGCTATTTTAATGTCTGTACCTAATATAGCACATAATTCTGTAATTATAGATTTACTTAACAATGAATTTAAATATAATAAATTAGGTTTATTAGATAATACTCATATAAGATTTTTTACTATTAAATCATTACTGAGAATGATTGATGAAGCTGGATATATAGCTACAATTCAAAAAGCATTATATTCAGGTGTTGGAACTAATGAGATTGTAAATACCTATAATGATGTTGATCGCCAAATATCAAAAGAATTAAAGAAAAGAAAATATGGAGAGTTATATCAGTTTGTATTTGAAATTAGAAAAAAAGAAATAATACAGAAAGAAAATATAAATATTGATATTAACTTAGAAAATAGATATTCATATAAAACAATGTGTTATATTATGGAAGACAATGATGAACAGTATTCAGATGATAAATCTAAAACCATATTAATAAATCCTAAAAACAGTAATGAGTTATGTTTCAATTTATCTGATTATAAAAAAATAAAACAATTAAGATTTGATCCTCTTACATGTAATTGTATTATAAAAATTAATAAAATATATGGATTCAAAGATGACGAAGAGATAGATGTGAAGATTACAACTGGTAATGGATTAAAAATTTATGATAATATATATATTTTTAATACAGAGGATCCACAAATTAATTTGAAAATAGTAAAGAATATTGATAAGTTGGTTATAGATTGTAATTTTATCGATTTTGATTGTGATATAATTGGTGATTATTACAAATTATTTTGTATAATAGGCGAAGATTATGATAGTCAAATTCATAAACTAGTTGAGAATTATGATACTAAAATTAAATTAGAAGAAGAAAAAATAAGTAAAGCTATTGAAGAAAAAAATAAGAACGTAAATTTGGTAGAAGAACAGAATAAAAAAATTGAAATGTTAAATAACATATTAGATAAAAAAACTCGATATATTAAGGATATTGAGGAAAGTAGAGGATGGAAACTTTTATGTAAGTTCAAATCTATTTTTAATAAATAGAAATATATTGGAGGTTAAGGAGATGTATGTGTCAAAAGTTAGTGTGATTATGCCATGTTATAATGATGGAAAATATATTTTGGAAAGTATTGCTTCTGTAAAGAATCAAACATATAAGAATATTGAATTAATAATTGTTAATGATGGTAGTACAGATGAATATACAAATAATTTATTAAAGAGTGATGAATTAAAAAATATAAAAATAATTAATAGCAAAAATTTAGGACCAGCTCATGCTAGAAATTTAGCTATAAAAGAATCTGAAGGCAAATATATTTTGCCATTAGATTCTGATGATTTGATTGATAAAACATATATAGAAAAGGCTGTAAAAATACTTGATGAAAATAATAATGTTGGAGTAGTATATTGCAGAGCAGATTTATTTGGAGAAAAACAAGGTAGATGGGATTTACCCGACTATTCTTTAAAAAAAATGTTATTAGATAATATTGTATTTGTTACATCTGTATTCAGAAAAGAAGATTGGGTTACAGTAAATGGATTTGATACTAAAATGAAGCATGGAATGGAAGATTATGATTTTTGGCTTTCAATATTAGAAATAGGCAGAGAAATATATCAAATACATGAAATATTATTTCATTATAGAATAAAAAAATCTTCTAGAACAACTGAATTTCAGAAAAATGTAAATACAGTTGTTGATACATATATGCAAATATATGATAATCATCCTATTTTATATAAAAAATATTATGATATTTATGCTAAAATTTTGAGGAAAGAGCTAATTAATCAAATATTTGCTAATAGATTATTAAAAGAAAGCACATGTGTTATCGAAAAAATGAGCAAAATAAGAATATTAAAGAAAATATATAAAAAAATAATAAAAAGAAGTTAGGAGAAAGTTATGGTTATTTGTACTTCAATTTGTGCTAATTATTTACCTAAAGCATTAGTACTAGCAAAATCAGTAAAAAAATATATAAAAGATGCAACTTTTGTAGTTTCATTAGTGGAAAGAGAAATTCCAAAGTATGCAAAAGAACATAAAGAGTTTGATTATGTAGTTCTAGGAAAAGATTTGGGATATGGAAATTTTGATAGGTTTATATTTAAGCATAGTATTGTTGAAGCTTCAACAGCAGTAAAAGGACAATTATTTAGATTTTTATATGAAAAATTTCCTGATGAAAATCAATTTATATATTTGGACCCAGATGTTAGAGTATATGATGACTTTACTGAATTAAAAGAATTATTAAATGTTAGACCTATAATTGTATGTCCACATTTATTAGAGCCTGGGAATGTAGATATGGAACTAAGTAGTACAGCACATGGTGTATATAATCTTGGCTTTTTAGCAGTAAATAGAAGTGAAGAAGCACAGAAGTTTATTAATTGGTGGGCAGAAAGATTACATTTGTTTTGTTATGATGATATTCAAAAAGGAATTTTTACTGATCAAAAATGGATTGACTTGGCACCATGTTTTTTTGATGTTGAAATCTTTAAACATAAAGGATATGATTTTGCAACATGGTCTCTTATGAATAGCGATGTTAATGTTAAAAATAATAAGATATATATAGGAAATGATCCATTACGATTTATTCATTTTTCAGGATATGATTCAGGAACAATAGATTGGGCTATAGATAAATGGTTACCTAATAAAGAAAAAAATCCTTTTGTTAATTTATATAAAGAATATTCAACAGAACTTTCCGATGCAGGACAAGCTCAAATAGGAAAATCATTATGGACTTATCAGAACTATAATTCAGGTGAAAAAATAAGTAATAAGATTAGAGAAGAATACAGAAAAGACTATGATTTACAATATAGTATAGAGAGTCCTTTTGAGTATAGTAATGAATGGTTTCAAAGCAAACTAAATATAAACACTAATTCAGGTGGTATAATCGCAAAGTCTATTAAGGTATGCAAAGAAGAGGGAATTATTGCTTTTATTAAAAAAGCTTTGAAAAAGTTATTAAAATAATTTATGGAGGGGGCTAATATATGAATATACGAAAATATACACTAAATTTTTATAGATATATATATAATAATAGAATTTCATTTTTAATTCCAACACTTTTGATTTTTCTTATTTATGGAAATGAAATTTACAAAATTGATATGAGAATAGATACAGAGAATATGATAAATCAGCCCAATAAATCGAGTGCGTTTTGTTCGCTTGGACGTCAAGGAATAGCACTTACTAAATTATTATTTGATCAATTAAATTTTAATCCTTATTTTTCAATGAGTATTGGATTGTTAGTATTAAGTTTCTCTATGATAACATTGTCATATTTATTAGATAAAATTGGAAATATTAAACCGTTGCATTCTATAATTATGTTTTTGATTTTTATTATTCATCCAATATGGGCTGAGCAGTTTTATTTTAGAAATCAATTTTTAGAGATTAATGTTGGACTGTTATTAACAATATTAGCTGTAGGTATATCATATTATTCAATTATTAAGCACAATAATTTATTTAAGTTTTTATCAATTATAATAATGATTTGGTCATTTTCGACATATCAAACTTTTGTAATATTATATATAGCACTGTGCATAATTTGTTTTATGCTGTATTATAGAAATAATATTAAATTAAATATTAATAAATGTAATATTAAATTGATATTTGAATTAATAGTATTATTTATGGTTGCATTTTTAATTAATACTATTATAACAAAGATGTTTTTTGTTAAGGATATTCCTTATTTGAATTCTCAAATTCAATGGAATCAAGAGAATTTTTTAATATGTATCAAGAACATTCTAAAAAATATTAAAAATATTATTTTGGGTAAAGGGATTTTTTATTCTATAACATATACTATTTCATTAATAATAATGTTAATATTTTCTTTTAATTATATTATTATAAATAGAAAGAAGAAAGATATTATTTTGTATTTGGTATCAACTATTTTACTAGAAATTTGTCCTTTCTTATTAACAATTTATACTGCTAATCAGCCAGTATATAGATCACAATTTGTTTTACCTTTTGTTATATCCTGTAATATTATTATAATATTATTATTTGTTTATAAGAAAAGGTATAGTCCTATTTTAATTTATTTTTTTATAGCAGTAACATTTATATTACAGATGCAAACTGTATTAAGATTAGAATATACAGATCAAGTTAGATATGAACAAGATGCAGTATTAGCAAATCAAATAGTTGATAGAATTAGTTTGGAAACCAATTCTAATATAAATAAGCCTGTAGCTTTTGTTGGAGCAATGAATGCAAAACTTAATGCATCATGTGTTGAAGGAGAAACTATTGGTAAATCTATATTTAATTGGAATGCAGAAGAATTACCACATTATCAATGTAGTTCTGTTAGAATATGTAGTTCAATAAATAATTTGGGAATAAACATTAGAAATGTATCAGTAAATCAAATGCAAGAAGCAAGAACAGAAGCGCAGAATATGACTTCATGGCCATCTAAAGGATGTATACGTGATAATGGAGATTTTATAATAATAAAATTGTCTGAAGATAAATGGTATTTTAGTGATATGGCTACAGCATATTCTACAAAATATAATAATAAAATTATTAAATTTGAAGATAAACAAACATATTCTATTGATAGTTTTAGTTTAGAGAATAATGAAGTTAAAATAGGGGGATGGTTTATAGATAAAGAAGTAGATTCTGATGACATAAAAATTAACATATATTTATTAAATGATGAAAATAGTAATATATTTGAAATTAATACAGGAAGACAAACAAGAACAGATGTCACTTCATATTTTAAAGATGGAACTAACTATGATAATAGCGGATTTATTACTAAAGGGGATTTATCTAATTTGGGTTCTGATATTTCAAAGTATAGAATTATTATTGGTTATACACATAATGATCAAGAAAAATTTGTGGACACAAAACATTATTTGAATAATTAATTGGGGGAATATATATGGACATACTTTCGCTTATAATTCCATGCTTTAACGAACAGGAATCTTTGCCTATATTATATGATGCATTATGTGATGTTACAAAGAAAATGAAAGAAGAGGAATTTGAATTTATTTTTATAGATGATGGTTCGAAAGATGAGACTGAAAAAGTTATTCAAGATTTTTATAAAAAAGATTCGAGAGTGAGATTTATTTCATTTTCAAGAAATTTTGGAAAAGAAGCTGCTATGTATGCTGGATTTAATGCAGCTAAAGGTGATTATGTGGCTGTTATGGATGCTGATATGCAGGATCCTCCAAGCCTACTTCCAGAGATGTACAAGTATGTATCAAGTGGAGAATATGACAGCGTAGCTACAAGAAGAGTAACAAGAGAAGGTGAACCTAAGATAAGAAGCTTTTTTGCAAGAATGTTTTATAAACTTATAAATAAAATATCTGATGCAGATATAGTTGATGGAGCAAGAGATTTTAGGCTTATGACAAGGCAGATGGTAAATTCTATTTTATCTATGAAAGAATATAATAGATTTTCTAAAGGTATATATGGTTGGGTAGGATTTAAAACAAAATGGATTGCTTTTAAAAATGTTGAAAGAGTGGCAGGAGAAACAAAATGGTCATTTTGGAAGCTGTTTTTGTACTCTCTTGAAGGAATAATAGGATTTTCAACAAAGCCACTTGCAATAGCATCAATACTTGGAATATTTTTGTGCTTTGCTGCTTTTATATTTATGATATATATAATTATAATTAATATAATTTATAGTAATCCAGTTAGTGGATGGGCATCTCTTTCATGTATGATACTTTTTGCAAGTGGAATTCAACTTTTTTGTATGGGAATAATTGGACAATATTTATCAAAGACATATTTGGAAGCTAAAAAACGTCCTATTTACATAGTAAAAGAAACAGAGATTACTTATAAAAATAAGATAAATAAAAATTTTGATAATTTAGTTGACCAGATTGAAAATATGTCAAATTAGAAAATATAAATTTTTATAATGGGTATAGTTAAGGAGAAAAAAAATGAAAAAAGAAGCATATGCAGAATTAATAAGAACCCAAAAAACACATTGGTGGTTTTGTGGAAAAAGAGCAATAGTACAGTATTTTTTTAAAAAATATAATACATTAAAAAATCCACGAATTTTAGATTTAGGTTGTGGAACAGGTGCATTATTAGAGATGTTAGAAAAAGATGGACAAGTATCAGGATTAGAATATGAAAAGAGTGCTGTTGAATATTGTAATAAAAATTTTGGCGATAAGGTTAAACAAGGAAGTCTTCCAGATGATATACCTTTCCATGAAAATGGATTTGATGTATTAGTTTCTTGCGATGTTTTAGAACATGTTGAAGATGATAAAAAATCAATAAAAAAAATTTATAATTTGCTTTCTGATGAAGGAATTGCAATAATAACAGTTCCAGCTTTAAAATGTTTATGGAGTTATAATGATGAATTTGTTCAACATAAAAGAAGATATGAAAAAGCTGATTTAATAGAAAAGATGGAAGAGGCTGGGTTTAAAATAAAAAGATGTACATATTATAATACGTTATTGTTTTTACCTATTCTTATTATTAGAAAAATTAAAAATATATTAAATATTAATAAACCTGATTTAAGTGAAACTCCGGATATGGGTATTATTAATAGTATATTAAAATTTATCTTTTTAAGTGAAGTAAAATTATTAAAAAAAATTAATTTGCCTATTGGTGTTTCGCTATTAATTATTGTATCAAAAAATAACTAATTTTTAGATGAGGTAAATTAATGAATATAAAAAATAAATTTAATAATTTAATTATTCAGTTTATAAAATTTGGATTAGTTGGTATTACTAATACAGTAATAACTTTAGGAATATATTATATATTAATTTATTTTGGTATTAATTATATGATATCATATACTAGTGGTTTTATTTTAGGAATTGTAAATTCATACTACTGGAATAACAAATATGTATTCGAAAAAATAAAATCAAATAATTTTAAATCTTTTATAAAGAATTTTATAAGTTATCTAGCTACATTTATTTTAAGTATTATATTATTAATGGTAATGGTTAGATATATGAGCATATCACAAGAAATTGCACCAATTTTAAATTTAATTATTACAATGGTGTTAAATTTTTTATTAAATAAATTTTGGATATTTAATTAACAATTACTCTTTATATAGAGTATGAAATGGAGGAGAAATATATGAAAAAGTTGTTTACTTCTGAATCAGTTACAGAAGGACATCCAGACAAAATGTGCGATCAGATTTCTGATGCAATACTTGATGCTATTCTTTCAGAAGATAAAATGGCAAGAGTTGCATGCGAAACATGTACAACAACAGGAATGGTCATGGTAATGGGAGAAATATCTACAAACTGTTATGTGGACATCCCTAAAGTAGTTAGACAAACAATAAGAGAAATAGGCTATGACAGAGCTAAATATGGTTTCGATTGTGATACATGCTCTGTTCTTACATCAATTGATGAGCAGTCATCAGATATAGCTCAAGGAGTTGATGGAGCTCTTGAATCAAGAAGCGGAGATAAAGATGAAGTAGATAAGGTAGGAGCTGGAGATCAGGGAATGATGTTTGGTTTTGCTACAAACGAAACAGACGATTATATGCCACTTCCTATTTCACTTGCACACAAACTTTCAAGAAGACTTACAGCAGTTAGAAAAAATGGAACATTACCTTATTTAAGACCAGATGGAAAAACACAGGTTACTATTGAATATGAAGATAATAAACCTAAGAGAGTTGATACAATAGTTATTTCTACTCAGCATAGTGAAAAAGTATCATTAGAGCAGATAGAAAAAGATATGAAACAGTATGTAATAAACGAAGTAGTTTCATCTGATCTTTTAGATGAAAATACAAAGTATTTTATAAACCCAACAGGCAGATTCGTTGTAGGAGGACCTCAAGGAGATTCTGGATTAACAGGAAGAAAGATAATTGTTGATACATATGGCGGATATGGAAGACACGGTGGTGGAGCTTTCTCAGGAAAAGATCCAACAAAGGTTGATAGATCTGCAGCATATGCAGCAAGATGGGTTGCTAAAAACCTTGTAGCAGCAGGAGTAGCTGATAAACTTGAAATTCAACTTGCTTATGCAATTGGAGTTGCTAGACCAGTATCAATTGAAGTTGAAACATTTGGAACTTCAAAGATTTCTGAAGAAGAAATTGTATCAATTGTTGAAAAAGTATTTGATTTAAGACCAGGTGCTATTATAAGAGATCTTGATTTAAGAAGACCTATATACAAGCAGGTTGCAGCTTATGGACATTTTGGAAGAAATGATTTAGATCTTCCTTGGGAAAAACTTGATAAAGTTGATGAAATAAAGAAATATTTGTAATTTTTAAGAAAGAAATAAATATGAAAATTTCAATAATCTGCCCACTCCACAATGGGCAAAACTACCTAAGAAAATTGAATAAATCCATTTTAAATCAGAATTTATTAGAGAACGCAGAGCTTGAGATAAAGTATGTTTTAACTAAAAGTCAGGATAAAACAAAAGATATTTTAGATGATATTGGAGCTTTTTATGTGGAGATAGAGCCATCAGAATTTTCTCATAGTAGAACACGTGAAATGATGTCTAAGAAAATTTCTGGCGATATTTTGGTTTTTATTTCCCAGGACATTAAAATTAAAGATGAATTTTGGCTAAAAAATTTGATTTCGCCTATTATATCTGGTGAATGTCAGGCAAGTTTCAGTCGTCAAGTTGGGATTGATAATGGAATTGAGAAATATACAAGAGAAAGAAATTATCCTAATGAATCGAGAATTGTATCTAAAGATGATATAGAAAAGTATCAGATAAGGACATTTTTCTATTCTGACGCATCTTCTGCTGTTAAGACTGAAATTTATAGAAAGCTTAATGCATATGATGGAAAGAATATGACAACTAACGAGGATATGTATTTTGCATACAAACTTATAAATGCAGGATATAAAATCAAATACTGTTCAGACTCTATCGTATATCATTCGCACAACTTTACATTTAGGCAGCTTTTTAAGAGATATTATGATACAGGAATATTTTTTAAAGATAATCCATATTTCTTAAATTTTAAGAGTAACGAAAGTGGATTTGATTTAGCAAGATATGTTTTTAAAAGGGCAGCTGAGGAAAGAAATATAAGAGTTCTTTTAAGACTTATTCCTGATTTTGCAACACGATTTATAGCTAAGTTTATTGGACAGCATTTTTCAAAGAGAAGATAGTGTTTTTTATATAAAAATATAATTACCTTAATCTACATAATACAAATATGTAGATTAAGGTAAAATTATTTAAAAATTTATTTGCCATATCTAGAATAATTATGTTTTTGTATTTCAGTAATTTCTATTCTTTTATTATCATCATGCTTTTTTAAGGCTTTATAAAATATTCTGCATGGAAATCCTGCTTTAGTTGAGAATGCAATATGAACTCTCTGCCCATCACTCATTTTGCCTCGATTACTTCTAAGTGCGTATGGATCTTTTGAGTCTTTTAATTCTTTTAGGCGACTTTCAATTATGCTCAAATCACGATATTGAAAATTTTTAACAACATATTTAATAACATTTAAAAAATTAATTGAATTTTTGTCTGCAGTATCTCTTTCTTTATCTGGGAGGTAGCTTGGAAGTTCTTCATATGATGGAGTGAATTTTCTGCCATATGTTTCTACGCTCAGCCATACGATTTGTGCTAATAATTTATAGATAAGTTTTTTGTTATTTTTGTATAGCATCAATCCTTCAATTCCTGCAAGAGCAATCCATCCAAAAGGTCCAGTAATAACTGCTAAAATTGATGTGGCAGTTGAATATGCTGCAAAGGGTATAGTTATTCTAATTTATTACTTTTAATGAAGCTATTTCATATCTTAACGTTTCATCATCCAGTTTGTTTAATCCATCAAATATATTAGGCATATTATCACATCTTTCTATAATTATGTAAAAATTTCATAATTATATTTTAGGACGTATATTGATTTTATGTCAACATTCAGTCCAAAAAGAGTATTATCTGGGAACTGATAAGCTATTTTAGGATATAATTACCTTACCTAAGCTACATAAAAAAATTATGTAACTTAAGGTAAAGTAATTATTTTTTTTATCTGGTTTACTGCATAAGTACCCCCGTAAACACTCCTGTCATTACGCCTTCTAAGGCACTGAGTTTTACCATCAATATTTTGTCCTTGATGTTTTAGTGTTAATATTTTTACTCAGCTTTACCCACTTAAAAAAAGTGCCAAAATACCACCGTGACTATTCATTTAAAGGCTCTATGGCTGCCACTCGCCCAATGTCGTCAACTTAAGAGAAAATGATAATTTAATAAAAAAAACACTTGACAATAGTGGAAAATTTTGCAGCCTCGCTATAGAGAAATAAATTTATAGCGAGGTTTTACATTATGAAAAATACTAGATTATTATCTTTAATTTTAAAAGAAACAAACGATTTAATTACTTCAAGTGAGTACAAAGAAGCATACAGCTTAGGTAACTCATTCTCAAGGAATAGAAAACTATCCTTTTCAAATACGGTTCATTTTATTTGCTCCGCATTGCGAAAATCCATCTCTTCTGAAATTGATAATTTTATTGAAGATCATAAATGTTTAAAATTTCCGTCAATAACAAAACAAGCATTTTCTAAGGCAAGACAAAATATATCACCAGAAGCCTTTAATGAATTATGCAGACTTTTTGTTGATAAATTTTATAGTATAAATAAAAATTTAAACACTTGGAATGGTTTTAATATTCTAGCTGTAGATGGAACTAGTCTACAAGTGCCAGATACAAAAGAATGTGGTGAATATTTTGGATTAAGCAGTAATCAAAATAAGACAAGAACTGCTATTGCGACGGCGTCAGCCTTATATGATGTATTAAATGACATTATTGTAGATGCTAGAATTACTAAATATAAGACAAGTGAAAGACATATTGCAAAACAACATATAGAGTCAATAGGAGATAAATTCTGTCCTCGAAAAAGCATTGTTATTTTTGATAGAGGCTATCCTTCATATGATATGTTTGATTATTTAAATTCCAAGAAATTACTATTTTTAATGCGAGTATCAACATCTTTTAAACTTGCACAATCAATAGATTCCCCTGACTTTATTTTAAAATATAAAGTTAAAGGTGAAATAAAAAAAATAAGAGTAGTAAAAGTTAAGCTGTCAGATGAGGTGACAGAAACTTTAGTGACTAACATCTATGATGATACTATTACGCCTTTAAAATTCAAAGAACTCTATTTCTTAAGATGGGGCGTTGAATCTAAATATAAAGAATTAAAATGCAGTCTTAAAATCGAAGAATTTTCAGGTACTAAGCCAATTGCCATAAAGCAAGATTTTTACGTTTCTATTTATTTATCGATGATTGCAGCTCTTATAAAAAAAGATGCCGATGCTGCGATATCAAATGATAATAAGGATAAAGATTTAAATTCAATATATCAATCAAATAGGAATTTTATTTTGGGACAGGTATTCAAACGAATTATAGCTTTATTAGTTAAATCTAGATTAAGAAATAAGCTGTTAGAATTAATACTTGAAAAAGCTATAAAAATACGCTCACAAATACGTTGCAACCGATCTTGTGAGCGCAAAAACAAACATCCAAGAAAAAAGCACCATCATAATATTAAATCCTGTTTTTAATATTAAATATAAATAAATACATATTTAAAATTCACTTTATCCAGTGGATTTATTTAGTGTACCATTTTTTAAGATAAATTAAAATAGACATCAAAAATGATTTCTTTCAATTTATTTTTGCATAGCTTAATCTACTAAGTTGACGACATTGGCCACTCGCCTAATTTATACATATTACCTAACGCTGCAGTT
It includes:
- a CDS encoding IS4 family transposase, producing the protein MKNTRLLSLILKETNDLITSSEYKEAYSLGNSFSRNRKLSFSNTVHFICSALRKSISSEIDNFIEDHKCLKFPSITKQAFSKARQNISPEAFNELCRLFVDKFYSINKNLNTWNGFNILAVDGTSLQVPDTKECGEYFGLSSNQNKTRTAIATASALYDVLNDIIVDARITKYKTSERHIAKQHIESIGDKFCPRKSIVIFDRGYPSYDMFDYLNSKKLLFLMRVSTSFKLAQSIDSPDFILKYKVKGEIKKIRVVKVKLSDEVTETLVTNIYDDTITPLKFKELYFLRWGVESKYKELKCSLKIEEFSGTKPIAIKQDFYVSIYLSMIAALIKKDADAAISNDNKDKDLNSIYQSNRNFILGQVFKRIIALLVKSRLRNKLLELILEKAIKIRSQIRCNRSCERKNKHPRKKHHHNIKSCF